A genomic window from Triticum urartu cultivar G1812 chromosome 7, Tu2.1, whole genome shotgun sequence includes:
- the LOC125525821 gene encoding dual specificity protein phosphatase PHS1-like, protein MEEGIESRSFSRTSSSSGFEEWVASMRKRTGRMSSLSQSPQPKSGILVIESSMSPDVLEIVDSSSDVIDSGPCDYLPKTSLWERLGSVSMMDIESSNFCWTSLSSLHHTKHTTTSSEPTDDDINRSFEVTVNSGGVVFIALFKTSKNGEVPSKEAAAVIKIAPSRMATQSERFGYELAKWLGVRTPQGRVIHSSSCEWQQIKDAVENARHEAIAVGDELQEMICTEMLEALELSRCLFLMNYVHGSPLLESTTPFDSPEFAEKTAEALGRILILDLILRNEDRLRCRPLGWRGNYANLLVAYKEAYANLDSLDDVHDSAIIRYKPEIIKSPKKQKERRSVSISGSVGSDISELLQDSYDQIEPEISSFHIVAIDSGVPRRPPASKRTKDQESYPRLVELTLNNLDYSSNLLFEVSIGKLGTPGPEEYDMSSDYSYHSPLSESDMVAIVNSFRGGFRSALRDLQRFHIFLLTLYQKLDALLKIFFNLMYKGSNESDKEDAGHSDSPLCRVEAHTDLSDSEVPRHMRRPSRTLSRDSFDLSSPICRESFMTKNWKANGDASRGLRLTMKLREFNKYAKVDSELNKEIEQWNDMLRTDVVKLCHDNNFNTGFFEGIDNSVAVDAYELKVRLEHLLERISLISDAASTERPSQITDHMYIGGALAARSTYTLQHLGITHVLCLCANEIGQSESQKPCLFDYRNFSKLYSSRSMEHAEEGAPTCAPQ, encoded by the exons ATGGAAGAGGGAATAGAGTCGAGATCCTTCTCCCGCACATCCTCCTCC AGTGGATTCGAGGAATGGGTAGCGTCAATGAGGAAGCGCACCGGGAGGATGTCCTCATTATCCCAGTCGCCACAACCGAAGTCGGGCATTTTGGTTATCGAATCCTCAATGAG TCCAGATGTGCTAGAAATCGTAGACTCTAGTAGCGATGTAATCGACTCTGGCCCATGTGATTATTTGCCAAAAACAAGCCTCTGGGAAAGGCTTGGGAGTGTTTCTATGATGGACATAGAGTCAAGTAACTTCTGCTGGACCTCTCTTTCTTCATTGCACCATACGAAACATACTACTACAAGTTCGGAACCCACCGATGATGATATTAATAGAAGTTTTGAG GTGACTGTAAATTCTGGAGGAGTTGTATTCATTGCATTATTCAAAACATCTAAAAATGGTGAAGTTCCTTCCAAGGAAGCTGCAGCAGTCATTAAAATAGCACCATCAAGGATGGCCACACAGTCAGAACGGTTCGGGTATGAACTGGCTAAATGGCTTGGCGTAAGGACCCCTCAA GGCAGAGTGATTCATAGCTCCTCATGTGAATGGCAACAAATAAAGGATGCAGTAGAGAATGCTCGACATGAAGCAATAGCTGTTGGTGATGAACTTCAGGAGATGATTTGCACTGAGATGCTAGAAGCTCTCGAACTAAGCCGATGTCTATTCCTGATGAA TTATGTACACGGATCCCCTCTACTAGAGAGCACAACACCATTTGATTCCCCGGAGTTTGCTGAAAAAACTGCTGAAGCTTTAGGTAGGATCTTGATCCTGGACCTCATTCTGAGAAATGAGGATAGGCTGCGGTGTCGGCCCCTTGGTTGGCGTGGAAACTATGCAAATTTACTTGTTGCCTACAAAGAAGCTTATGCAAACCTTGATTCATTGGATGATGTTCATGATTCTGCCATCATCCGTTACAAGCCAGAGATAATCAAAAGCCCTAAGAAACAGAAGGAGAGAAGATCCGTTTCAATAAGCGGCAGTGTCGGCTCAGATATCTCAGAGCTTTTGCAAGACTCTTATGATCAAATTGAGCCTGAGATTTCTAGCTTTCATATTGTAGCCATTGATTCGGGTGTACCACGAAGACCACCCGCCAGTAAACGAACGAAAGATCAAGAGAGCTATCCAAGACTGGTGGAACTAACACTAAACAACCTGGACTATTCTTCGAACCTCTTGTTTGAGGTTTCCATTGGAAAACTTGGTACCCCTGGACCCGAAGAATATGACATGTCATCTGATTATAGCTATCATTCTCCTCTGTCTGAGAGTGATATGGTAGCAATAGTTAATTCCTTCCGAGGAGGTTTTCGTAGTGCTCTGAGGGACCTTCAACGGTTCCACATTTTCCTGCTCACACTTTATCAGAAGCTAGATGCTCTATTGAAAATTTTCTTTAATCTTATGTATAAAGGTTCAAATGAATCTGACAAGGAAGATGCAGGTCATTCTGATTCACCATTGTGTCGTGTAGAGGCACATACTGATCTGAGTGATTCCGAAGTTCCACGACATATGCGTAGGCCTTCCCGTACCTTATCCCGTGATAGTTTTGACCTGTCATCTCCTATTTGTCGAGAGAGCTTTATGACCAAGAATTGGAAAGCAAATGGCGATGCATCCCGTGGTCTACGATTGACGATGAAGCTCAGGGAATTTAACAAGTATGCCAAG GTAGACAGTGAGTTAAACAAAGAAATAGAACAATGGAATGACATGCTCAGGACTGATGTTGTAAAATTGTGTCATGACAACAATTTTAACACAGGCTTCTTTGAAGGGATAGATAATAGTGTTGCTGTTGATGCTTATGAGTTGAAG GTCCGTCTTGAGCACCTTCTTGAGAGGATATCATTGATTTCTGATGCTGCAAGTACAGAACGTCCTTCTCAGATCACAGATCACATGTAtattggtggtgctctagctgcTCGGTCGACATACACACTTCAACACCTTGGCATCACCCATGTATTGTGCTTGTGTGCGAATGAAATTGGACAGTCGGAATCTCAGAAGCCTTGCCTTTTTGACTATCGAAACTTCTCA AAATTGTACTCTTCTAGAAGCATGGAACATGCTGAAGAAGGTGCACCGACGTGCGCACCCCAATGA
- the LOC125519441 gene encoding protein trichome birefringence-like 9 yields the protein MVAITTQVLVGDPSMQAKHAPVSALLVLFVLSVVLTLVPQPQKSFFQARPLPLLIDNDGGGIVAHADPSGGCDYSDGKWVKDATTATLYGEDCPFLDPGFRCERNGRNDSSFRHWRWQPRGSCRLPKFNATDMLERSRNGRIVFAGDSIGRNQWESMLCMLASAVPNGSRIYEHSGKPLSRHKGYLSMIFLDYNLSVEYYRAPMLVMVDRIPPVASNKGASVTRGAIRLDALPRHATRWAGADVLVLNTGHWWNEHKTIKSGNYFMVGNRFNMKMDIKEAFRLSLQTVKDWALSNPRLSTRGYLFFRSYSPSHYDNGTWDTGGSCADQRDPLMMTTGESNQEYSWINTMISSTARGTIRQQMDNRVVFLNITHMTALRRDGHPSRHREPGTPPDAPEDCSHWCLPGVPDAWNQVMYGHLVSTGYGMRLVKK from the exons ATGGTCGCCATCACTACTCAAGTATTAGTCGGAGATCCATCCATGCAAGCTAAACACGCTCCGGTGTCCGCTTTGCTGGTTCTCTTCGTGCTCTCCGTCGTCCTCACGCTCGTGCCGCAGCCGCAGAAATCATTCTTCCAGGCTCGGCCACTGCCGCTTCTGATCGACAATGATGGCGGAGGCATTGTGGCTCACGCCGACCCATCCGGTGGCTGCGACTACTCTGACGGAAAATGGGTGAAGGACGCCACTACCGCGACGCTCTACGGGGAGGACTGCCCATTCCTTGATCCCGGCTTCCGCTGCGAGCGCAACGGCCGGAACGACTCATCCTTCCGGCACTGGCGCTGGCAACCTCGCGGCAGCTGCCGCCTCCCTAA GTTTAATGCGACGGATATGTTGGAGAGGAGCCGGAACGGCCGAATCGTGTTCGCTGGCGACTCCATCGGCCGTAACCAGTGGGAGTCCATGCTGTGCATGCTCGCCAGCGCCGTGCCGAATGGTTCGAGGATATATGAGCACTCCGGGAAGCCCCTTAGCCGGCACAAGGGCTACCTCTCCATGATCTTCCTGGACTACAACCTCTCTGTGGAGTACTACCGCGCGCCGATGCTCGTCATGGTCGACCGCATCCCGCCGGTGGCAAGCAACAAAGGTGCAAGCGTCACCAGGGGTGCCATCCGGCTGGACGCGCTGCCACGGCACGCCACGCGCTGGGCCGGTGCTGATGTGCTCGTCCTCAACACGGGTCACTGGTGGAATGAGCACAAGACCATCAAATC AGGAAATTATTTCATGGTGGGAAATCGGTTCAACATGAAAATGGACATCAAGGAAGCGTTCCGGTTATCCCTGCAGACGGTGAAAGACTGGGCGCTAAGCAATCCACGACTCTCCACAAGGGGCTATCTCTTCTTCAGGAGCTATTCTCCATCGCACTACGACAACGGAACGTGGGACACTGGGGGCTCATGTGCAGACCAACGGGATCCTCTTATGATGACCACTGGCGAGAGCAACCAAGAGTATTCGTGGATCAACACGATGATCTCGAGCACAGCACGGGGCACAATTAGACAGCAGATGGACAATAGGGTGGTATTCTTGAACATAACGCACATGACAGCACTGAGAAGGGACGGTCATCCTTCACGGCACCGAGAGCCCGGGACGCCGCCGGATGCCCCAGAGGATTGCAGCCACTGGTGCCTGCCAGGCGTGCCGGACGCGTGGAACCAGGTGATGTACGGGCACCTCGTGTCTACGGGATATGGCATGAGGTTGGTCAAAAAATAA